From the genome of Hymenobacter cellulosilyticus, one region includes:
- a CDS encoding SDR family oxidoreductase, whose amino-acid sequence MKAEKLPYPAKQADMKMQPDTDFANYKAAGKLDGKIALITGADSGIGRAVAIAFALEGADVAVLYNENDGDAEETKRQVEKRQRRCILLKLDVRDPEQCRQAVRRTRAELGGLNILVNNAAFQLAQEKFEDIPEEQIRRTFDTNILGYIWMAQSALPHLQAGDCIINTGSIVGLTGNPLLVDYTASKSAIHAFTKSLATHLGERNIRVNCVVPGPVWTPNIPATMPAEEIEKFGYEVALQRPGQPEEIAPAYVLLASQDGSFMTGSLVHVTGGKLSSDQ is encoded by the coding sequence ATGAAGGCCGAGAAGCTGCCGTATCCGGCCAAGCAGGCCGATATGAAAATGCAGCCCGACACGGACTTTGCTAACTACAAAGCCGCCGGTAAGCTCGACGGGAAAATTGCCCTTATTACCGGGGCCGACTCCGGCATTGGGCGGGCCGTGGCTATTGCCTTTGCTCTGGAAGGCGCCGATGTGGCCGTGCTCTACAACGAAAACGACGGGGACGCCGAGGAAACCAAGCGGCAGGTGGAAAAGCGCCAGCGCCGCTGCATCCTGCTCAAGCTCGACGTGCGCGACCCGGAGCAGTGCCGGCAGGCCGTGCGCCGCACCCGTGCCGAGCTGGGCGGCCTCAATATTCTGGTCAACAACGCCGCCTTCCAGCTGGCCCAGGAGAAGTTTGAGGACATTCCCGAGGAGCAGATTCGCCGCACCTTCGATACCAACATCCTGGGTTACATCTGGATGGCCCAGTCGGCGCTGCCCCACCTGCAGGCTGGCGACTGTATCATCAACACCGGCAGCATCGTGGGTCTGACCGGCAACCCACTGCTGGTGGACTATACGGCTTCCAAATCGGCCATTCACGCTTTTACCAAGAGCCTGGCCACCCACCTGGGTGAGCGGAATATCCGGGTCAACTGCGTGGTGCCCGGCCCGGTCTGGACGCCCAACATTCCGGCCACCATGCCGGCCGAGGAAATCGAGAAGTTCGGTTACGAAGTAGCCCTGCAGCGTCCCGGTCAGCCCGAGGAAATAGCGCCGGCCTACGTACTGCTGGCTTCACAAGACGGCTCCTTTATGACCGGCAGCCTCGTGCACGTCACCGGTGGCAAGCTTTCCAGCGACCAGTAA